The Acidicapsa acidisoli genome contains a region encoding:
- a CDS encoding Gfo/Idh/MocA family oxidoreductase, with protein sequence MIRAGLVGYGLAGKVFHAPLITAVEGLELAAVVERKSRNAEAAYPGITTYPSLEDMLGDPTLELIVVATPDNFHVAHAKEALQAGRHVIVDKPVAGTAREIADLMARAVEIDRHLIPFHNRRWDSDFRTLQKLLLEEKLGRVVYLESTFDRWRPHPRLTKWQEDGSTPGGVLTNLGTHLVDQALVLFGPPEAISADITSERDGAAAIDSFTLRLHYPRQTVNLASNYLAALPRPRYTVRGTQGNFVKWGLDPQEERLKETGRVVEPNWGLEPPASWGTLAMEPKGEPVGDTGGSMVTHPAKPVPGDYRLYYAGVRDAILGKSQPPIQAADAWRVAQLLEWAIESNTQRKEIPCNWNLEPSLNWLP encoded by the coding sequence ATGATTCGCGCAGGTCTGGTGGGGTATGGATTGGCGGGCAAAGTCTTTCACGCGCCATTAATCACAGCTGTCGAAGGCCTGGAACTGGCCGCTGTCGTCGAGCGCAAATCGCGCAACGCCGAAGCAGCCTATCCCGGCATCACCACCTATCCTTCGCTTGAGGACATGCTCGGCGACCCCACCCTCGAACTCATCGTCGTCGCCACCCCCGACAATTTCCACGTCGCCCACGCCAAGGAAGCTCTTCAAGCCGGCCGCCACGTCATCGTCGACAAGCCCGTCGCCGGAACCGCACGAGAGATCGCAGACCTGATGGCCAGGGCTGTGGAAATCGACCGGCATCTCATTCCCTTTCATAACCGTCGATGGGACAGTGACTTTCGGACACTTCAGAAACTATTACTTGAAGAGAAACTGGGCCGTGTTGTCTACCTTGAGTCAACCTTCGACCGCTGGCGTCCGCACCCTCGCCTCACAAAATGGCAAGAAGACGGCAGTACCCCGGGCGGCGTTCTCACCAACCTCGGCACCCACCTCGTCGACCAGGCTCTCGTCCTATTCGGCCCACCCGAGGCCATCAGCGCCGACATCACCAGCGAACGCGACGGCGCAGCCGCTATCGACTCCTTCACCTTGCGCCTACACTATCCGCGCCAAACCGTAAACCTCGCCAGCAATTACTTAGCAGCTCTGCCGCGCCCCCGCTATACCGTCCGAGGCACTCAGGGAAATTTTGTAAAGTGGGGCCTCGACCCTCAGGAAGAGCGCTTAAAGGAAACCGGGCGCGTCGTTGAACCCAACTGGGGACTCGAACCTCCCGCCTCCTGGGGAACCCTGGCCATGGAGCCGAAGGGCGAGCCGGTAGGCGACACAGGCGGCAGCATGGTCACTCATCCCGCAAAACCCGTTCCCGGCGACTATCGCCTCTACTACGCAGGCGTTCGAGACGCCATCCTCGGCAAATCCCAGCCGCCCATCCAGGCAGCCGACGCCTGGCGCGTAGCCCAGCTTCTCGAATGGGCCATCGAAAGCAACACCCAGCGCAAAGAAATCCCGTGCAACTGGAATTTGGAGCCTTCCCTCAACTGGCTACCCTAA
- a CDS encoding prolipoprotein diacylglyceryl transferase encodes MLPYIHIGIHFVLNLGGRLIPVGPWEIPTFGLMLWVATVCGAIVMHWSFKRAHVVDSQGQLADALGIVALTVVAGIIGAKLWHVVDSPQEFRMDGWSVLWSTGGFAWFGGLVAGIIALIVQGKMNGLSGLRTLDLASPAAAVGYAMGRIGCFTSGDGDYGIPSNLPWAMGFPNGIDPTPPGVRVHPTPIYELIVGLAIGWWLWKRGGKKLGTGEIVGEYLLLTGIARFLVEFIRRNPKILWGLSNAQLASLGSVLAGLILIWIATVRKPDQEDPAELVKAA; translated from the coding sequence ATGTTGCCTTATATCCACATTGGAATTCATTTCGTTTTGAACCTTGGGGGAAGGCTAATCCCAGTCGGGCCGTGGGAGATTCCTACTTTTGGCTTGATGCTTTGGGTGGCCACAGTCTGCGGTGCGATCGTGATGCATTGGAGCTTTAAGAGAGCGCACGTTGTCGATTCTCAGGGGCAGTTGGCGGATGCGCTGGGGATTGTGGCGCTGACGGTGGTGGCTGGAATTATCGGCGCGAAGCTTTGGCATGTGGTGGATTCACCGCAGGAGTTTCGGATGGACGGCTGGTCGGTGCTTTGGTCGACGGGGGGATTTGCCTGGTTTGGCGGACTCGTCGCCGGGATTATTGCGCTGATTGTGCAAGGCAAGATGAATGGATTGAGCGGCTTGCGGACGCTGGATCTGGCTTCGCCAGCCGCTGCGGTTGGTTATGCGATGGGGCGGATCGGGTGTTTTACCTCCGGCGACGGGGATTATGGGATTCCGAGCAATCTTCCATGGGCGATGGGGTTTCCGAATGGGATTGATCCGACGCCGCCGGGGGTGCGGGTGCATCCGACGCCGATCTATGAGCTGATTGTGGGCCTTGCGATTGGGTGGTGGCTTTGGAAGCGCGGGGGAAAGAAGCTGGGTACGGGCGAGATTGTTGGCGAGTATCTGCTGTTGACCGGCATCGCTCGCTTTCTGGTTGAATTTATCCGGCGCAATCCGAAGATTCTTTGGGGTTTATCGAATGCGCAGCTGGCGAGTCTCGGGTCGGTATTGGCGGGGTTGATCCTGATCTGGATTGCGACGGTGCGGAAGCCAGATCAGGAAGATCCGGCGGAGCTGGTGAAGGCTGCTTAG
- a CDS encoding VOC family protein, translating into MMKNRSVPTDTVLPHVMYECIPDALTWLGRVFGFVEHYRYGERGGPVNGAQVYAGNACIQVSRARGFPTPMDLGHGTVYLTVFVDDVDAHYARTRAEGARIVEELNETIYGERQYAAEDLEGHRWLFSQHVRDLAPEDWGARSFKGSPMKVG; encoded by the coding sequence ATGATGAAGAACCGTTCTGTTCCGACCGATACCGTGTTGCCGCATGTGATGTATGAGTGCATTCCGGACGCGCTGACCTGGCTGGGAAGGGTCTTCGGGTTTGTGGAGCATTACCGCTATGGCGAGCGTGGAGGACCTGTGAACGGCGCACAGGTCTACGCGGGGAACGCTTGCATTCAGGTGTCCCGGGCGCGAGGGTTCCCGACTCCGATGGATCTTGGGCATGGGACGGTGTATCTGACGGTTTTTGTGGACGACGTGGATGCCCATTACGCGCGAACAAGAGCCGAGGGGGCGCGGATTGTCGAGGAACTGAACGAAACGATCTACGGGGAACGGCAGTACGCTGCGGAGGATCTGGAGGGGCACCGCTGGCTGTTTTCGCAGCATGTGCGGGATCTGGCGCCGGAGGATTGGGGAGCCCGGAGCTTCAAGGGCTCCCCGATGAAAGTAGGCTAG
- the deoC gene encoding deoxyribose-phosphate aldolase, translated as MPNRTQYPDVVLTASPLQSPSIALDTDVDADLDIDNGYFDAAAFAADTLSDWRRLAAVIDHTLLKPEATRTQVENLCDEAIRYRFACAMVNPVWVSTAAGLLAGTGVPVGVVIGFPLGASLASTLRQEAAALIRLGARELDMVISIGQLKSGEHAAVERTIRGVAEVAHNHGALLKVILETCLLTVEEKLRASEIAIHAGTDFLKTSTGFSTSGATAADVALLRGVAGARCGVKASGGIRTLADAKAMLEAGANRIGASASVAMVRELGAD; from the coding sequence ATGCCAAATCGAACGCAGTACCCCGATGTAGTGCTTACAGCTTCACCGCTGCAATCACCCAGCATCGCCCTCGACACCGATGTCGACGCCGATCTGGATATAGACAATGGATACTTTGACGCCGCAGCCTTCGCGGCCGACACACTCTCCGACTGGCGTCGGCTCGCAGCCGTCATCGACCACACCCTGCTCAAGCCCGAGGCCACGCGGACGCAGGTCGAAAACCTCTGCGACGAAGCCATCCGCTACCGCTTCGCCTGCGCCATGGTCAACCCCGTCTGGGTCTCCACCGCTGCAGGCCTGCTCGCCGGAACCGGCGTTCCCGTCGGCGTCGTCATCGGCTTCCCTCTCGGAGCCTCGCTCGCGTCCACCCTGCGCCAGGAAGCAGCCGCGCTCATCCGCCTCGGAGCACGCGAACTCGACATGGTCATCTCCATCGGCCAGCTCAAAAGCGGCGAACACGCGGCCGTCGAGCGAACCATCCGCGGAGTAGCCGAAGTCGCCCACAACCACGGCGCACTGCTAAAAGTTATCCTCGAAACCTGCCTGCTCACCGTCGAAGAAAAACTCCGCGCCTCCGAAATCGCCATCCACGCAGGCACGGACTTCCTCAAAACCAGCACCGGCTTCTCCACCAGCGGCGCAACCGCCGCCGACGTAGCCCTGCTCCGCGGAGTAGCCGGAGCCCGCTGCGGCGTCAAAGCCTCCGGAGGAATCCGCACCCTCGCCGACGCCAAAGCCATGCTCGAGGCCGGAGCCAACCGCATCGGCGCCTCCGCCTCAGTAGCCATGGTCCGCGAACTCGGCGCCGACTAG
- the hpt gene encoding hypoxanthine phosphoribosyltransferase → MATSTYQGLEVLISREQIAERVRQMGEQITRDLAGEKLVMIGVLKGAAPFLADLARCVSADATFDFVAVSSYGKSNRTSGAVKLIKDLDEPIEGKNVLVVEDILDTGLTLTFLRKVFLQHHPKTLRIAALLDKPSRRIEQIEADYVGFSIPNLFVIGYGMDFAERYRNLPDICLMPTESQ, encoded by the coding sequence ATGGCGACCTCTACCTACCAGGGCCTTGAAGTCCTAATCAGCCGCGAGCAGATCGCGGAGCGCGTGCGTCAGATGGGTGAACAGATCACCCGCGATCTGGCCGGAGAAAAACTGGTCATGATCGGCGTGCTCAAAGGAGCAGCCCCGTTTCTGGCCGATCTCGCACGCTGCGTCTCAGCCGACGCAACCTTCGACTTCGTAGCTGTCTCCAGTTACGGCAAAAGCAATCGCACCTCAGGCGCGGTCAAGCTCATCAAAGACCTGGACGAGCCGATCGAAGGCAAGAACGTTCTAGTAGTGGAGGACATTCTCGACACCGGGCTGACTCTAACCTTTCTGCGCAAGGTTTTCCTGCAGCACCATCCGAAAACTTTACGCATCGCAGCCCTGCTCGACAAACCATCCAGACGCATCGAGCAGATCGAAGCCGATTACGTCGGATTTTCCATCCCCAACCTCTTCGTCATCGGGTACGGAATGGACTTCGCGGAGCGCTATCGCAATCTACCCGACATTTGCCTCATGCCCACCGAAAGTCAGTAG
- a CDS encoding VOC family protein: MIRQIAPLFFTTDIPATLAYYKDKLGFECLGAWQDPPTYAIVARDQHAIHFRCADPPTANPDKYADELLDAYLFVEDADALHAEFASKGVEFTRGPADMPWRTREFVVKDCDGRLLAFGSNLASGE; this comes from the coding sequence ATGATCCGTCAGATCGCACCTCTGTTCTTCACCACAGACATTCCCGCCACGCTTGCCTATTACAAGGACAAGCTCGGCTTCGAGTGTCTGGGGGCATGGCAGGATCCGCCGACGTACGCCATCGTGGCGCGCGACCAGCACGCGATTCACTTTCGCTGCGCCGATCCGCCGACTGCCAATCCGGACAAATATGCGGACGAACTGCTGGATGCATATCTCTTTGTCGAAGACGCAGACGCGCTTCACGCGGAGTTCGCGTCCAAAGGGGTGGAGTTCACCCGGGGACCGGCTGACATGCCATGGCGCACGCGGGAGTTTGTAGTCAAGGATTGCGACGGTCGTCTGCTTGCATTCGGCTCGAACTTAGCAAGTGGGGAGTAA
- a CDS encoding chitobiase/beta-hexosaminidase C-terminal domain-containing protein: protein MLILIGVGPCCVGQTTVVARGKAGSYPAPPPASTRAFSLASGTYTGAQLVSIADATLGATIYYTTDGSTPTKSSTVYTGPITVATSETLKAIAIAPGYNNSAVATASYVIVPPAPDFSVAVSSGSLTVVAGRSTKTNLSITPENGFNSAVSFSCSGLPSGATCVFSPATVTPSGAAASTTTLTVSAAALTAELRHGRGLWISSSGLAVALCCLGRRRRRLPMLLLLAASVAGLSGMVGCGSSTTLKPLTSVVVVTATAGSLQHAATLSLTVY, encoded by the coding sequence GTGCTGATACTGATTGGCGTCGGACCGTGCTGCGTCGGACAGACGACTGTTGTGGCGAGGGGCAAGGCAGGGAGCTATCCTGCGCCGCCACCTGCGTCCACGCGGGCTTTTTCGCTGGCCAGTGGTACTTATACTGGCGCGCAGTTGGTTTCTATCGCTGACGCGACTCTGGGAGCGACGATCTACTACACAACGGACGGAAGTACGCCGACGAAGAGTTCGACGGTTTATACAGGGCCGATCACTGTTGCAACCTCAGAAACGTTGAAGGCGATTGCGATAGCTCCGGGATACAACAACAGTGCGGTAGCGACGGCTAGCTACGTGATCGTTCCGCCTGCTCCGGATTTTTCGGTTGCGGTGTCGTCTGGATCTTTGACGGTTGTGGCGGGACGGAGCACGAAGACGAATCTGTCGATCACTCCTGAGAATGGGTTCAATTCGGCGGTTTCGTTTAGTTGCTCGGGGTTGCCTTCAGGGGCGACATGCGTCTTTTCTCCGGCGACGGTGACGCCGTCGGGCGCGGCGGCTTCGACTACAACGTTGACGGTGTCCGCTGCCGCGCTTACGGCGGAGCTCCGACATGGGAGGGGGTTGTGGATTTCGAGTTCGGGGCTGGCGGTGGCGCTTTGCTGCCTGGGGCGTCGAAGGCGGCGGTTGCCGATGCTGTTGTTGCTTGCCGCGAGCGTGGCTGGTTTGAGCGGGATGGTTGGATGCGGGTCATCGACGACGCTTAAGCCGCTCACTTCTGTAGTTGTGGTGACTGCAACGGCTGGGTCGCTGCAGCATGCGGCTACTTTGTCGCTTACGGTTTATTGA
- a CDS encoding GAF domain-containing SpoIIE family protein phosphatase → MPDEAALPPTELKPALEAAPEAVAPEAASIDRRAPELEGDYRPAAGNYLDPINARIETTDLSVLLRMSEALNTTLDLRTLLKRTSELIRSVIQYRIFAILLLDESSKELRMRFQIGHTPEIERMTFPLGHGVVGQVAQTRNAILINDVSKAENYVSANDAVRSELAVPLINKNKVIGVLDIESEELNYFRPEHLHVLTLTASRIGQAIQNARLYSRVTRQTQALEVLNQISVELTSILDLDQLFERIGQLLRRLIDYQMFTIMLVNPGGDRLVTRYAWRFGHASTPTRSMPISTGLAGAAVAEWRLINVPDVRLDPRYHMVNPETRSEMIIPLFYKNRVIGVLDLEHVKPGYFHERHERTLTTLAAQIAIAIENARLYQQVVRHEQQLERDLSMARQVQLRLLPSTVPEHTHGEFAARFLPARSIGGDLYDFVEYDNNRTAIILGDVSGKAAPAALFAALVSGIMRSAAMQRPAPSEMLKLLNEALQERKLESQYVTMLYCVWNDDNRTLQVANAGAVPPIFCRGGQITTMRAEGFPLGMFPEAEYEEFSVSTQPGDAFVFVSDGITDAENAQGEMYGTDRLTGILCGHRTMPAAQIAEAIFADVARFQSGQPRFDDETILVLRVRS, encoded by the coding sequence ATGCCTGACGAAGCCGCACTTCCTCCGACCGAATTAAAACCAGCTCTCGAAGCCGCCCCAGAAGCAGTTGCACCCGAAGCCGCTTCCATTGACCGGCGCGCCCCCGAGCTGGAGGGAGATTACCGCCCCGCCGCCGGCAATTACCTCGACCCCATCAACGCCCGCATCGAAACCACCGACCTGAGCGTCCTGCTCCGCATGTCCGAAGCACTAAACACCACGCTCGACTTGCGCACTCTCCTCAAGCGCACCTCTGAACTCATCCGTTCCGTCATCCAGTACCGCATCTTCGCCATCCTCCTCCTCGACGAGAGCAGCAAAGAACTCCGCATGCGCTTCCAGATCGGTCACACCCCCGAGATTGAGCGCATGACCTTCCCTCTAGGCCACGGAGTCGTCGGCCAGGTCGCCCAGACCCGCAACGCCATCCTCATCAACGACGTCTCCAAAGCCGAAAACTACGTCTCCGCCAACGACGCCGTCCGCTCCGAACTCGCCGTCCCGCTCATCAACAAGAACAAAGTCATCGGCGTCCTCGATATAGAAAGCGAAGAGCTCAATTACTTCCGTCCCGAGCACCTCCACGTGCTCACTCTCACCGCCTCGCGCATCGGCCAGGCCATCCAGAACGCGCGCCTCTACTCCCGCGTCACCCGCCAGACCCAGGCCCTCGAAGTCCTCAACCAGATCTCAGTCGAACTGACCTCCATCCTCGACCTCGACCAGCTCTTCGAACGCATCGGCCAGCTCCTCCGCCGCCTCATCGACTACCAGATGTTCACCATCATGCTCGTCAACCCCGGCGGAGACCGCCTCGTCACTCGCTACGCCTGGCGCTTCGGCCACGCGAGCACCCCCACCCGCTCCATGCCCATCAGCACCGGACTCGCCGGCGCAGCAGTTGCCGAGTGGCGGCTCATCAACGTCCCCGACGTCCGCCTCGACCCCCGCTACCACATGGTCAATCCTGAAACCCGCTCAGAGATGATCATCCCGCTCTTCTACAAAAACCGCGTCATCGGCGTCCTCGACCTAGAACACGTCAAGCCCGGCTACTTCCACGAGCGCCACGAGCGCACCCTGACCACCCTCGCCGCGCAAATCGCCATCGCCATCGAAAACGCCCGCCTTTATCAACAGGTCGTCCGCCACGAGCAGCAACTCGAACGCGACCTCTCCATGGCCCGCCAGGTGCAGTTACGACTCCTGCCGTCCACCGTCCCCGAACACACTCACGGCGAATTCGCCGCCCGATTCCTGCCAGCCCGCTCCATTGGCGGAGACCTCTACGACTTCGTCGAATACGACAACAACCGCACCGCAATCATCCTCGGCGACGTCAGCGGAAAAGCCGCCCCAGCCGCCCTCTTCGCCGCACTCGTCAGCGGTATCATGCGCTCCGCGGCCATGCAGCGTCCGGCGCCCTCCGAGATGCTCAAGCTCTTGAACGAGGCCCTGCAAGAGCGCAAACTCGAGTCGCAATACGTCACCATGCTCTATTGCGTCTGGAACGACGACAATCGCACTCTCCAGGTCGCCAACGCCGGAGCCGTCCCGCCCATCTTCTGCCGCGGCGGCCAAATCACCACCATGCGCGCCGAAGGGTTCCCCCTCGGCATGTTCCCCGAAGCCGAATACGAAGAATTCTCTGTATCCACCCAACCCGGCGACGCCTTCGTCTTCGTGTCGGACGGAATCACCGACGCCGAAAACGCCCAGGGCGAAATGTACGGCACCGACCGCCTCACCGGAATCCTCTGCGGCCACCGCACCATGCCCGCCGCCCAGATCGCCGAAGCCATCTTCGCCGACGTAGCCCGCTTCCAATCCGGCCAACCCCGCTTCGATGACGAAACAATCTTGGTCCTGCGAGTCAGGTCTTGA
- a CDS encoding MFS transporter, producing the protein MSTSAAQPEATGEARTKAQTPAPTALSMREVLRIPTMRRLWYAQIVSNFGDFLALFAVIGVLTFKLHATAQQVTGVQISYLVPIAILGILAGVFVDRWPLKRTLVSSDVIRGFLCLLLLVSTQIWHFYAILAAISVVSSFFGPAQGVVIREAVPFHGLRSSNALMQQVMFMMRIIGPAAAGMLVSAFGPQVCYWLDAVSFFASATFIASTIIKRSPSIHHHTAAEDKGAIAKIWHDMQQGMSFILHHSALLFVILAMSAGMFVLGCFGPLIAVYVRDSVHASTTVYGWASAMIGVGMLVGVNGLNTWGTKIRNTTLVYVGLLGIAFGILILCLITYIGSTLLGDFLIGCAVACIIIPAQTLMQQETPPELMGRVGSTFMSCVFSAQILGLLLSGALSRFTSVRNVFAICAAMLVLLSLAGKLFMEPKTSS; encoded by the coding sequence ATGAGCACCTCCGCCGCACAACCCGAAGCCACCGGCGAAGCTCGCACCAAAGCTCAGACACCGGCGCCTACCGCATTGTCCATGCGCGAAGTCCTGCGCATCCCCACCATGCGCCGCCTCTGGTACGCCCAGATCGTCTCCAACTTCGGCGACTTTCTCGCCCTCTTCGCCGTCATCGGAGTCCTCACCTTCAAACTCCACGCCACCGCCCAGCAAGTCACCGGCGTGCAGATCTCCTACCTCGTCCCCATTGCTATCCTCGGCATCCTCGCCGGAGTCTTCGTCGACCGCTGGCCGCTCAAGCGCACTCTCGTCTCCAGCGATGTCATTCGCGGCTTCCTCTGCCTGCTCCTGCTCGTTTCCACGCAGATCTGGCACTTCTACGCCATCCTCGCCGCCATTAGCGTTGTCTCCAGCTTCTTCGGCCCCGCGCAGGGCGTAGTCATCCGCGAAGCGGTTCCATTCCACGGCCTGCGCTCCTCCAACGCGCTCATGCAGCAGGTCATGTTCATGATGCGCATCATCGGCCCCGCTGCCGCCGGAATGCTCGTCTCCGCCTTCGGGCCGCAGGTCTGCTACTGGCTCGACGCCGTCAGCTTCTTCGCCTCGGCCACCTTCATTGCGTCCACGATCATCAAACGCTCCCCATCCATCCACCACCACACCGCAGCGGAAGACAAAGGAGCCATCGCCAAAATCTGGCATGACATGCAGCAGGGCATGTCCTTCATCCTTCATCACTCCGCGCTGCTCTTCGTCATCCTGGCCATGTCCGCCGGAATGTTCGTTCTCGGCTGCTTCGGCCCGCTCATCGCCGTCTACGTCCGCGACTCCGTCCACGCCTCCACCACCGTCTACGGATGGGCATCCGCCATGATCGGCGTGGGCATGTTAGTCGGCGTCAACGGACTCAACACCTGGGGCACAAAGATCCGCAACACCACGCTCGTTTACGTAGGCCTGCTCGGCATAGCCTTCGGCATTCTCATCCTGTGCCTCATCACCTACATCGGGAGCACCCTGCTCGGAGACTTCCTCATTGGCTGCGCCGTAGCCTGCATCATCATTCCTGCTCAGACCTTGATGCAGCAGGAAACTCCCCCCGAACTGATGGGCCGCGTCGGCAGCACCTTCATGTCCTGCGTCTTCTCCGCGCAAATCCTCGGCCTGCTCCTCTCCGGAGCACTATCCCGCTTCACCAGCGTCCGCAACGTCTTCGCCATCTGCGCCGCCATGCTCGTCCTACTTTCGCTCGCAGGCAAACTCTTCATGGAACCGAAAACCTCATCCTGA
- a CDS encoding DUF6600 domain-containing protein: MATIPAHVLSACISGLFLAATLPAQVTPEQTPPTQASPAQATDDATPPSGVSKVRIVRLSEVKGEVQLDRDIGRGFEPAMTNLPIVEHNRLRTAMGVAEVEFEDNSTLRITPDSLVEFPQLERLPAGTTASSVHVIKGMAYVSLVKTRGNEFNLLFGQQKLQLPPSSHIRLHVDDSEAKLAVLDGTVRIDGPAGPTDVPKKKTVTFHLQDQAQPIQTKDVAAEAFDTWDKNASGYHAQSASLGAFGSSPYAYGVGDMMYYGSFMNVGGCGSMWRPYFASAAWDPYSNGAWAWYQGAGYSWVSPYPWGWTPYHYGSWSYCSGAGWGWQPGGSWNGLNNSIASAPKNGTGLIPRHPITPPRAGEATLTEVNLKPLVKSEVATADSFVFRKDSAGLGIPRDTLGKLDKFSQHAIEHGAATTAIYINAPSSANGRPSNAAAAAGSIHRGTAPPSGAEMSSRMGSSSGGSGNSAMSSGASSHSSAGSGHPH, encoded by the coding sequence ATGGCTACGATTCCCGCACACGTCCTATCAGCCTGCATCTCAGGCCTGTTTCTTGCCGCCACGCTTCCCGCCCAGGTCACTCCTGAACAGACCCCTCCCACCCAAGCCTCTCCTGCCCAGGCCACGGACGACGCCACGCCGCCCTCCGGGGTTTCAAAGGTCCGTATCGTCCGCTTAAGTGAGGTCAAAGGCGAAGTTCAGTTGGATCGCGACATCGGCCGCGGTTTTGAGCCGGCAATGACCAACCTGCCCATTGTTGAGCACAACCGACTGCGAACCGCCATGGGAGTCGCCGAGGTCGAGTTCGAAGATAACAGCACGCTGCGGATCACTCCTGATTCGCTCGTGGAGTTCCCGCAGCTTGAGCGCCTTCCTGCGGGCACAACTGCCTCTTCCGTGCACGTCATAAAGGGCATGGCCTACGTCAGCCTGGTGAAGACGCGAGGCAATGAGTTCAATCTTCTGTTTGGCCAGCAGAAGCTCCAATTGCCGCCCTCCAGCCACATTCGGCTCCATGTGGATGATTCGGAAGCCAAGCTCGCGGTGCTAGACGGAACAGTGCGCATCGACGGCCCCGCGGGCCCGACCGATGTTCCCAAGAAAAAGACGGTTACCTTCCACTTGCAGGACCAGGCTCAACCAATCCAGACCAAGGACGTAGCCGCCGAGGCATTTGATACATGGGACAAAAACGCTTCCGGATACCATGCGCAATCCGCATCCCTCGGTGCATTCGGTAGTTCGCCCTATGCCTACGGCGTGGGCGACATGATGTATTACGGAAGCTTCATGAATGTTGGCGGTTGCGGCTCCATGTGGCGTCCCTATTTCGCCAGCGCTGCCTGGGATCCGTATTCGAACGGCGCCTGGGCCTGGTATCAGGGCGCGGGCTATTCATGGGTTTCTCCGTATCCCTGGGGATGGACTCCCTATCACTATGGCAGCTGGTCCTATTGCTCCGGCGCCGGCTGGGGATGGCAACCCGGAGGTTCCTGGAACGGGCTGAACAACAGCATCGCGTCAGCTCCAAAGAACGGCACAGGCTTAATTCCGCGTCACCCGATCACACCACCCCGCGCCGGCGAAGCCACACTGACCGAAGTGAACCTGAAGCCTCTCGTCAAGTCAGAAGTTGCTACAGCAGACTCCTTCGTCTTCCGCAAAGACTCCGCGGGTCTCGGCATTCCACGCGACACCCTGGGCAAACTGGATAAGTTTTCGCAGCATGCCATAGAACATGGTGCGGCGACCACGGCCATTTACATCAACGCTCCGTCATCCGCCAACGGACGCCCATCGAATGCTGCCGCAGCAGCAGGCTCGATCCATCGAGGTACTGCCCCGCCCTCAGGAGCGGAGATGTCTTCGAGAATGGGCTCATCGAGCGGCGGGAGTGGGAATTCAGCAATGTCAAGTGGGGCCTCCAGCCATTCCTCTGCCGGATCAGGTCATCCGCACTAG
- a CDS encoding MBL fold metallo-hydrolase — protein MTMIRRAERVDGKFLNPVPTGVGDPGMLFKVLGRYLTNRAETTPKKALGPFRTDARIYETAPASGLRVTWMGHSTMLIEIDGARVLVDPVWDERAAPMAWAGPKRFFAPPLRLKELPRIDAVLLSHDHYDHLGARTIPNLARLEAVRGARWVTALGVGSILAGLGVAAERITELDWTDGVSVGGLEIIAVPARHFSGRSLFNRFQTLWTSFVLAGPNHRVYYGADSGEWDGFAEIGREYGPFDLTMLEIGAFDPLWADIHMGPEGAVRMFRAMGGTGLLMPIHWGLFNLALHAWRQPIECIFAAEGVKLWAPEPGLPAEVVPERELRSEWWK, from the coding sequence ATGACGATGATCAGGCGTGCGGAGAGGGTTGATGGGAAGTTTCTGAACCCGGTGCCGACGGGTGTCGGCGATCCTGGAATGCTTTTCAAAGTGCTCGGCCGTTACCTGACAAACAGGGCTGAGACGACTCCGAAGAAAGCTTTAGGGCCTTTTCGGACAGATGCACGCATCTATGAGACGGCGCCTGCGAGCGGGCTGCGCGTGACGTGGATGGGGCACTCGACGATGCTGATCGAGATCGACGGAGCACGGGTGCTGGTGGATCCGGTTTGGGATGAGCGCGCCGCGCCGATGGCTTGGGCGGGGCCGAAGCGATTTTTTGCTCCTCCGCTGCGGTTGAAAGAGTTGCCGCGCATTGATGCGGTTCTGCTTTCACACGATCACTATGACCATCTTGGCGCACGTACCATTCCAAACCTGGCGCGGTTGGAGGCTGTGCGCGGGGCGCGCTGGGTGACGGCGCTTGGGGTGGGCTCGATTCTCGCTGGGCTTGGTGTTGCAGCGGAGCGTATTACGGAGCTGGATTGGACAGACGGCGTCTCTGTGGGCGGTCTGGAAATTATCGCGGTTCCGGCGCGGCATTTTTCCGGGCGCAGTCTGTTCAACCGCTTTCAGACTTTGTGGACTTCATTTGTGCTGGCGGGGCCAAACCATCGAGTCTATTACGGCGCGGATTCCGGGGAATGGGATGGGTTCGCGGAGATTGGGCGGGAGTATGGGCCGTTCGATCTGACCATGCTGGAGATTGGAGCGTTTGATCCGCTGTGGGCTGATATTCACATGGGGCCCGAGGGCGCAGTAAGGATGTTCCGGGCAATGGGCGGCACGGGATTGTTGATGCCTATTCATTGGGGACTCTTCAATCTTGCGCTTCATGCGTGGAGACAGCCGATCGAGTGCATTTTTGCTGCGGAGGGCGTGAAGCTGTGGGCGCCTGAGCCGGGTCTTCCGGCGGAAGTTGTGCCTGAAAGGGAGTTGCGGTCGGAGTGGTGGAAATGA